The genomic interval GGCGCTTTCACAGGTGCTTTTATATGCATTGACAAGTCTATTCGAGCCCTTGCTTCTTATGTTGCTCTATGGTTTGGGTACAGCCACGCCTTTCCTAGTTATCGGTGTTTTAGGTGATCTAGTGAAGACATTCTACAGAGGAAAATCGTTAAGAAACTTCTTTTTGAAACATAGCGAAACAATTAGTGGAGGACTTTTGATAATTTTTGGAGTTTTCTCGATCTATACTATTGAAAACTTTGACGTAATTCTTCCAGTAGTGTCTAGGAGCCTTCTTCCTGTGCTAGAAATCTTCCTCTTTACTGCAATTATTTACTATGCTTATTCACAGCTAAAGGTAGGTTTTTATCTTGAGGCAACCGAGCTGACACTAGGGGGTGCTGGCTTTTTGCTCGCCTCTTTTACATTGATTAACCTCGACTACTTGGACGCCATTATTAGAGGTCCTCCATCCGATAAAATATCGTTTCTTTTGGACATAATTGGAACCCTCGGGAAAATTTTCCTATTGGCAAGTTTCAGCCTGTTAGCGGTAAAGACACGGTTCCTAGAGGTGGTTCCCATTGGTATCCCCCTCAAAACAGGCATAGATGCTTTACTCTTTTTTACCATGCTTCCAATCACCAAGAGGGATAAAGAAACACGGTTCCTACTATTATTTGTTCTCTACCTGTTTTTAAAAGACGTTGCGATGCTCCTCCCTGACTATATTTACGTTCTAAGTGCTGTTTTTGCTATTGAGAGCAGCCTCGGCGTATTTCTGGCTGGAAGAAAACTATCCACAAAATATACTGTTCTAAAACTATACCAAGAGGTCTAGCATTTGTCTCAATACGTAACTGTTTTTATTGAGCCTGTACGATATCGGATTCTCATCGACAATTTCCAGGATACCGAGCGAGACAAAACGCTGTAAAATTGGACGCGCGTGGCTAACCAGTGCTTCTTTTTCGACTCGGTAGCGCGTAAATGTTTCTTCGGGGTTTTTAAGGAAAAGTGCAAGGATTCTAAGCGTAGACCTGGCCTCTGGGAATAGTTCGCCTAGATATTCAAGAAAGTTTCCAAGCTTTATCAGTTCAGCCAAAGAGCTCGGCCCTCCTGTTCTCGAGGACGCTTAGAAGCTGTTTTCTAATTTCCTCGGGGCTTGCTACGTTTATTTCTCTAATTTTTCTGGCAAGCTCTACGTCGCCTACAACATATTCAATCCAGTTTGCGAAATCCTGCAGGGACTGGTGGTGAACTATGGTTTCTGGGGGCACTTCGCGTAGTGCCTCAATGAATGAAAACATGTTCCATGCCTGTTTTCCTAGGGGTTTTCCCGGACCCGCATAGAAGTAGAACTTGTTTTCGTCTGGGAGGCTTCGCATCCACGCGTATCTCATAAGTGCTTTTTTATCGTTTTCCAATGCGAGGAGCGTCCTTGTCTCGAGGTCTCCTATAGCCTCTGAGAAGAGCATGTGGGCTTCATACGGGTTTTTATATGGACTAAAATAGGAGTGAACGTCGCCTGGCCCCCCGCCTTTAGTTGACATGTAGTAGAAGTGGTCGCTTATAGATAGTAGTCTCCAAAGCCTTTCATAGCCAGGGTTGCGTAGAGCCTTTATCTGTAGCCAGAGATCTCTCAGCCTGTTAAAAGCGTCCTGTTGCAT from Thermofilum adornatum carries:
- a CDS encoding cytochrome c biogenesis protein CcdA produces the protein MFFLGLQTALTPCYLPVFPVFLALSTRKNAKTWQTGIFFSVGVVLSFILYGVLLVVGGGIIRIFLTSLNQQFVNIALGIVLIALGISLLTPLREFFTVLPSATPVSKISGRLDSLFFGFFFSLAAAPCAAALMTAALSQVLLYALTSLFEPLLLMLLYGLGTATPFLVIGVLGDLVKTFYRGKSLRNFFLKHSETISGGLLIIFGVFSIYTIENFDVILPVVSRSLLPVLEIFLFTAIIYYAYSQLKVGFYLEATELTLGGAGFLLASFTLINLDYLDAIIRGPPSDKISFLLDIIGTLGKIFLLASFSLLAVKTRFLEVVPIGIPLKTGIDALLFFTMLPITKRDKETRFLLLFVLYLFLKDVAMLLPDYIYVLSAVFAIESSLGVFLAGRKLSTKYTVLKLYQEV